The Populus trichocarpa isolate Nisqually-1 chromosome 11, P.trichocarpa_v4.1, whole genome shotgun sequence genome has a segment encoding these proteins:
- the LOC7471830 gene encoding GBF-interacting protein 1-like isoform X5, with protein sequence MADRSASNSLHSVQKKNNTAVNPVTKDLTTTSCDPSTLSNRSSIRSHGPQLPAAADAGSSAHTVKSDAFLPPAACTTLPMQVSVSVMLSKERKSTTFFNGLPASTTLASVSGSVSSSSDPILATSMTRNPGAVGTIKCEVGCQRKAAEQNNIQGNKKISLSKSKAVGNNQLSESLQPSTLSTYNDSLVVRSSANDSHSSEELAKSLKTAVLSEDAQAKVSSQLLPEPSITIGHVKFPTHFKVPEALKSSLTFGSFESNSGPGKEYINGGLTFGSFDSNSGPETKCSNAIDGDINSTLAVELTHSTVENARPSSNDSGSSPMQVDHSYQPESPQPVVEKVLISEDNDAPGADSKVVQSKQDAMLLPECHQNSTVQISPSYGFGIMPPLQAAHPVPFIGHETQAPDVSQLSGFVGENSMATSTSSLSQSMQHSVAASPHPLLFRPPYPPNYLQYGHYFNPYFLPPMHQFLSHNGLPQQPSTGNAFLTSAPAAAGVKFPLPLPQFKPGTTARNPTPVALPTLYGSYGSSPMGFNPGPAVSSGSSAGNDDLSAFQLKERNIYTTGSLSEVSSWIPPPGQDISSLQLSSLYQLHPQGQHLTFSPPQAGHGTFPGFYPPVQTMAAPSTVNQLMQQSQATPATVEPVVPPSGPYQQSQLTQINWNS encoded by the exons ATGGCAGACAGAAGTGCTTCGAACTCTTTACACTCTgtgcagaaaaaaaataacactgcAGTGAATCCTGTGACAAA AGATTTAACTACCACTTCCTGTGACCCTTCAACTTTATCCAATAGGAGTTCTATTCGCAGCCATGGTCCGCAGCTGCCTGCTGCTGCTGATGCAGGTAGTTCAGCTCACACTGTGAAGTCAGATGCTTTCCTACCACCTGCAGCATGTACAACATTGCCTATGCAAGTTTCTGTCTCTGTAATGCTATCTAAGGAACGAAAGTCCACAACATTTTTTAATGGCCTCCCAGCTTCTACCACTCTAGCATCTGTATCTGGCTCtgtatcttcttcttcagaCCCCATACTGGCCACTTCTATGACTAGAAATCCTGGTGCTGTTGGTACAATTAAATGCGAAGTGGGTTGCCAGCGGAAAGCTGCTGAACAGAATAATattcaaggaaacaaaaaaatttctctgAGTAAATCAAAGGCAGTTGGAAATAATCAGTTGTCTGAATCTCTGCAGCCCTCGACTTTGTCTACATATAATGATTCTTTGGTTGTCAGGTCTTCTGCTAATGATAGCCATTCATCAGAGGAGTTGGCTAAATCTTTAAAAA CAGCAGTCTTGTCTGAAGATGCTCAAGCTAAAGTCAGTTCTCAGTTGCTGCCAGAACCATCCATCACTATTGGACATGTTAAATTTCCAACTCACTTTAAAGTTCCTGAAGCGTTAAAAAGTAGTTTAACTTTTGGAAGCTTTGAATCAAATTCTGGACCAGGAAAGGAATATATCAATGGTGGTTTGACTTTTGGAAGCTTTGATTCTAATTCTGGACCAGAAACAAAATGTAGCAATGCTATTGATGGTGACATAAACTCTACGCTTGCTGTTGAGCTGACACATTCAACTGTTGAAAATGCCAGACCTTCTAG CAATGATAGTGGATCGTCGCCTATGCAAGTTGATCATTCTTATCAACCAGAGTCTCCTCAACCTGTGGTTGAAAAAGTGCTAATATCAGAGGATAATGATGCACCGGGTGCAGACTCGAAGGTTGTTCAATCAAAGCAGGATGCAATGTTGCTTCCAGAATGCCATCAGAACTCAACTGTTCAAATTTCCCCAAGCTATGGTTTTGGGATCATGCCACCCTTGCAGGCTGCTCACCCTGTACCATTTATAGGACATGAGACTCAGGCACCAGATGTTTCTCAACTTTCAGGCTTTGTT GGTGAGAATTCTATGGCTACATCGACTTCAAGTCTGAGTCAATCAATGCAGCACTCTGTTGCTGCTTCTCCGCACCCACTTCTTTTCAGGCCACCATATCCTCCTAACTATCTTCAGTATGGGCATTACTTCAATCCATATTTTTTGCCACCAATGCACCAATTCTTGAGCCACAATGGGCTTCCTCAACAGCCATCGACTGGCAATGCATTTCTTACATCAGCACCTGCTGCTGCTGGTGTCAAGTTCCCGCTCCCTCTTCCACAATTTAAGCCCGGAACTACTGCCAGAAACCCAACTCCAGTTGCACTCCCAACTTTATATGGATCATATGGCTCTTCCCCTATGGGCTTCAATCCTGGTCCAGCTGTATCCTCTGGAAGCTCTGCTGGTAACGATGATCTATCAGCATTTCAGTTGAAGGAAAGAAATATCTACACTACAGGATCACTG AGCGAAGTTTCATCTTGGATTCCTCCACCTGGGCAAGATATATCCAGCTTGCAGCTCAGTTCCTTGTACCAACTTCACCCTCAGGGACAGCACCTCACCTTCTCTCCTCCACAGGCTGGGCATGGTACCTTTCCTGGATTTTACCCACCAGTGCAAACAATGGCTGCACCTTCAACTGTTAACCAACTCATGCAACAGTCACAGGCTACGCCTGCAACTGTTGAACCTGTGGTACCCCCATCTGGTCCTTACCAGCAGTCTCAACTTACACAGATCAACTGGAACTCTTAA